In one window of Chryseobacterium viscerum DNA:
- a CDS encoding glyoxalase codes for MTPKLKSIRPFIGAQNFEISRNFYRDLGFEEVVLEPKLSLFKREEIGFYLQDYYTKDWVDNTMIFMEVANTDEFWKELLSLKLTDVYENVKLTPVRTMEWGKECFVHDPSGILWHFGEFF; via the coding sequence ATGACACCGAAGCTAAAATCCATCAGACCTTTTATCGGAGCACAGAATTTTGAGATCAGTAGAAATTTTTACAGAGATCTCGGGTTTGAAGAAGTTGTTCTGGAGCCCAAACTATCGCTGTTTAAGAGGGAAGAAATAGGCTTTTACCTTCAGGATTATTATACAAAAGATTGGGTCGATAATACCATGATCTTTATGGAAGTGGCCAATACAGATGAATTCTGGAAGGAGCTTTTATCTTTAAAGCTTACAGATGTTTATGAGAATGTAAAACTTACTCCTGTAAGAACGATGGAGTGGGGAAAAGAGTGTTTTGTGCATGATCCTTCAGGGATCTTGTGGCATTTTGGCGAGTTTTTTTAA
- a CDS encoding DEAD/DEAH box helicase: protein MAEYILDNINISTLSVYDLLKHTSDSAFIGIRDFREIYPAAIENNTGIFTKQSSLQDFPMVSISKVGSSLLCSCTCDNQKDQLCSHQAEIIHCIIEDKNYRLFFDDILRKKALLPKAKGYGLENEPDLDQYFQLEYREGKIEILPKIKEMLPVDEVMLQRDLLPQLPSRLDELTVLETGKKQILVIGKHRYYNHMTFSLMEAEITQTGKIKNPVTSVDAMQLIWKAEKPANIKFYTAITSFQNNYNEDYNPSELEALKLIVQNPLQLEVYYHDREIAETVSAKSLSHVELNTLDAEVQLSVFKKDPFYEITGELLFNDISIPFKNIVLRNEYFVYNRNIFSFVDDPDMLKVIRFFKANNEILLIHSSKYEAFMQNILSAIEERIHINYNYIQPATKVQLEDKNYQTERVVYLRQQENYIGITPVMKYGDVEVPVYSRKQLFDTDQNGNPFKIERNESAEARFTSLIMQQHPDFEEQMDGYQYFYLHRDKFLDNNWFLDAFEIWRNEGITILGFNELKNNKLNSHRAKINIQITSGLDWFNAKLKVGFGPKEASLKQLHRAIRNKSKFVQLDDGSLGILPEEWMEKIAAYFHAGEIDEELLKIPKINFTEVTSLFEKEILSQEVQEELTTYSTKFSKVKNIPNVNIPAELNAELRDYQHEGLNWLNFLDGFNFGGCLADDMGLGKTIQIIAFILSQREKRGHTTNLIVVPTSLLFNWQDEISKFAPSIKVLLHYGADRPKTTTHMPDYEVVLTTYGMLLSDIKFLKNFNFNYIFLDESQVIKNPNSERYKAARLLQSRNRIVLTGTPVENSTFDLYSQLSFACPGLLGSKQYFKDIYAIPIDKFEYSKRATELQQKIKPFILRRTKKQVAKELPEKTETVIYCEMNAEQRKIYDAYEKELREFIAANDDDDLNKNSMHVLTGLTRLRQICNSPVLMKEGYSGENAIKIEILMEQILGKSQDHKILVFSQFVGMLDLIKTELKRHNIQFEYLTGQTKDRGEKVSNFQKNKDIRVFLISLKAGGVGLNLTQADYIYLVDPWWNPAAENQAIDRSYRIGQTKNVIAVRMICSNTVEEKILTLQKKKKQLAQNLLTTDGKKLQGLSKQDLMDLLESGS from the coding sequence ATGGCAGAATATATTCTTGACAACATCAATATCAGTACACTTTCCGTATATGACCTGCTGAAACATACCTCAGACAGTGCATTTATTGGAATCAGGGATTTTCGCGAAATCTACCCTGCTGCTATTGAAAACAATACAGGAATATTTACAAAGCAATCTTCATTACAGGATTTTCCAATGGTCAGCATCAGCAAGGTTGGCAGTTCATTACTCTGCTCCTGCACGTGTGATAACCAGAAAGACCAGCTTTGTTCCCATCAGGCAGAAATTATCCATTGTATTATTGAGGATAAAAATTACCGCCTTTTTTTTGATGATATTCTCCGTAAAAAAGCCCTTCTCCCCAAAGCCAAAGGATATGGACTGGAAAATGAACCGGATCTGGATCAATATTTTCAGCTTGAATATAGAGAGGGTAAAATTGAAATCCTTCCTAAGATCAAGGAAATGCTTCCTGTAGATGAGGTGATGCTTCAAAGAGATCTTCTTCCTCAGCTTCCTTCCAGACTGGATGAACTGACTGTGTTGGAAACAGGAAAAAAACAGATATTGGTTATCGGTAAGCACCGTTATTATAACCACATGACCTTCTCCCTAATGGAAGCGGAAATAACGCAGACAGGCAAGATCAAAAATCCTGTGACTTCTGTAGATGCCATGCAGTTGATTTGGAAAGCAGAGAAACCCGCAAACATTAAATTTTATACAGCCATTACCTCTTTCCAGAATAATTACAATGAAGATTACAACCCTTCGGAACTGGAAGCTTTAAAACTCATCGTACAGAATCCTCTTCAGCTGGAAGTCTATTATCACGACCGGGAAATTGCAGAAACGGTTTCCGCAAAGTCACTTTCTCACGTTGAATTAAATACTTTAGATGCCGAGGTTCAATTATCTGTATTTAAGAAAGATCCATTTTATGAAATAACCGGAGAATTACTGTTTAATGACATTTCCATTCCTTTCAAAAATATTGTTCTCAGAAATGAGTATTTTGTATATAACCGAAACATTTTCAGCTTTGTAGACGATCCTGACATGCTCAAAGTCATCAGGTTCTTTAAGGCAAATAATGAGATTTTACTGATCCATTCTTCAAAATACGAAGCGTTCATGCAAAACATTCTTTCCGCCATTGAAGAACGTATTCACATCAATTACAACTATATACAACCCGCAACAAAAGTACAGCTTGAAGACAAAAATTATCAGACCGAAAGAGTCGTTTATCTGCGCCAGCAGGAAAATTATATAGGAATCACACCGGTAATGAAATACGGAGACGTAGAAGTTCCTGTGTATTCCCGGAAACAGCTTTTTGATACGGACCAGAATGGAAATCCCTTTAAAATAGAGAGAAATGAATCGGCAGAAGCCCGCTTTACTTCTTTGATCATGCAACAGCACCCTGATTTTGAAGAGCAGATGGACGGCTATCAGTATTTTTATCTTCACAGGGATAAATTCTTGGATAACAACTGGTTTCTTGATGCATTTGAGATCTGGAGGAATGAAGGGATAACGATATTAGGCTTTAACGAGTTAAAAAACAACAAATTAAATTCCCACCGGGCAAAAATCAACATTCAGATTACCAGTGGCCTGGATTGGTTTAATGCTAAATTAAAAGTGGGTTTTGGTCCTAAAGAAGCCTCTTTAAAACAGCTTCACCGGGCGATCCGCAATAAAAGTAAATTCGTTCAGCTGGACGATGGCAGCCTGGGGATTCTCCCTGAAGAATGGATGGAAAAAATAGCCGCTTACTTTCATGCAGGAGAAATTGACGAAGAGCTCTTAAAGATTCCGAAAATTAATTTTACGGAAGTTACCTCATTATTTGAAAAGGAAATCCTGAGCCAGGAAGTTCAGGAGGAACTCACCACGTATTCCACCAAGTTCTCCAAAGTAAAAAATATTCCCAACGTCAATATCCCGGCTGAACTTAACGCTGAACTCAGAGATTATCAGCATGAAGGGCTGAACTGGCTTAATTTTCTTGACGGATTCAACTTCGGAGGGTGTCTCGCAGATGATATGGGACTTGGGAAAACCATTCAGATTATTGCTTTCATTCTTTCTCAGAGGGAAAAACGGGGACACACCACGAATCTTATTGTAGTTCCTACTTCCCTGCTTTTCAACTGGCAGGACGAGATCAGCAAGTTTGCGCCTTCTATAAAAGTCCTGCTGCATTATGGAGCAGACCGGCCAAAGACAACGACTCATATGCCTGATTATGAAGTAGTCCTCACTACTTATGGAATGCTTCTTTCGGACATTAAGTTTTTGAAAAATTTTAATTTCAATTATATTTTTCTGGATGAATCACAGGTGATTAAAAACCCAAATTCGGAAAGATATAAAGCGGCGCGGCTGCTTCAATCGAGAAACAGGATTGTACTGACCGGTACTCCTGTTGAAAACAGTACTTTTGATCTTTACAGCCAGCTTTCTTTTGCTTGTCCGGGACTTTTGGGAAGCAAGCAGTATTTTAAAGATATTTATGCTATTCCTATTGATAAATTCGAGTACAGTAAACGTGCCACTGAGCTTCAGCAAAAGATAAAGCCATTTATCCTCAGAAGAACCAAGAAACAGGTGGCTAAAGAGCTTCCTGAAAAAACAGAAACAGTTATCTACTGTGAGATGAATGCAGAACAGCGCAAAATCTATGACGCTTATGAAAAAGAGCTTCGCGAGTTTATTGCGGCCAATGATGACGATGACCTGAACAAAAACAGCATGCATGTTCTTACAGGACTTACCAGGCTCAGACAGATCTGTAATTCTCCTGTCTTGATGAAAGAGGGATATTCCGGTGAAAATGCCATTAAAATCGAGATTTTGATGGAACAGATCCTTGGAAAATCACAAGATCACAAAATCCTTGTCTTCTCCCAGTTTGTCGGAATGCTGGATCTGATAAAGACTGAACTGAAACGCCATAATATTCAGTTTGAATATCTTACAGGACAGACTAAAGACAGAGGAGAAAAAGTATCAAATTTCCAGAAAAATAAAGATATCCGTGTATTTCTGATCAGTTTAAAAGCTGGTGGTGTAGGTCTTAATCTTACTCAGGCTGATTATATTTATCTCGTAGACCCTTGGTGGAATCCTGCAGCTGAAAACCAGGCTATTGACCGAAGTTACCGTATAGGACAAACCAAAAATGTAATTGCAGTAAGGATGATCTGCTCAAATACAGTAGAGGAAAAAATTCTCACCCTTCAGAAAAAGAAAAAACAGCTGGCTCAGAATCTGCTCACCACAGATGGGAAGAAACTTCAGGGACTCTCTAAACAGGATCTTATGGATTTATTGGAGTCCGGTTCATAA
- a CDS encoding GNAT family N-acetyltransferase: protein MNIIIREARPEDIPQIQIVRNSVKENTLSDPGLVTNKDCEEFLFHRGKGWVCEAEGKIVGFSIADLKENNVWALFVHPDFENQRIGKKLHDIMLDWYFEQKKDDLWLGTSPGTRAENFYRKSGWKETGTHGRGEVKFEMTYEHWKNKTV from the coding sequence ATGAACATCATTATCCGAGAAGCAAGACCGGAAGATATTCCGCAAATACAGATTGTGAGAAACTCCGTGAAAGAAAACACGCTGTCAGATCCAGGTTTGGTTACAAATAAAGACTGTGAGGAATTTCTTTTTCATAGAGGAAAAGGATGGGTATGTGAGGCAGAAGGTAAGATTGTAGGCTTTTCCATTGCTGACTTGAAAGAAAACAATGTCTGGGCTTTGTTCGTACATCCTGATTTTGAAAACCAGAGAATCGGCAAAAAACTTCATGACATTATGCTCGACTGGTACTTTGAACAAAAGAAAGACGATCTATGGCTTGGTACTTCACCCGGAACACGGGCTGAAAATTTCTACAGAAAATCCGGATGGAAAGAAACAGGAACCCATGGAAGAGGAGAGGTCAAGTTTGAAATGACCTATGAACATTGGAAAAATAAAACAGTATGA
- a CDS encoding acetyl-CoA C-acyltransferase — translation MKEVFILAAKRSPVGGFMGSLSGLTAPQLGAAVIKNAYENIGLAPEHIDSVYMGNVLSAGLGQSPARQAAIFAGIPVDKDATTVNKVCASGMKSAMIGAQQIQLGLEHIVMTGGMESMSNVPHYVKLRQGTKLGDTSLTDGVIKDGLWDVYNDFHMGSAAELGVKKYGLTRQQLDEYALFSYHRAQEAAKNGKFSNELIQISTNGKKGPIIVDKDEDIDKLIPEKISLLKPAFEADGTLTAANSSNLNDGAAAILLGSSQALHQHNLEPLAKIIAYADAAQSPEWFTTSPSIAIQKVLEQTGLSLSDIDYFEINEAYSSVILSNQQILGYDLNKVNVYGGAVALGHPIGASGARIITTLVSVLRQEKGRLGIAAICNGGGGASAVLIENVS, via the coding sequence ATGAAAGAAGTATTTATATTAGCTGCAAAGCGATCTCCGGTAGGTGGTTTTATGGGAAGCTTGTCCGGGCTTACAGCTCCTCAGCTTGGAGCAGCTGTAATTAAAAATGCCTATGAAAACATCGGATTGGCTCCGGAACATATAGACAGTGTGTATATGGGAAATGTACTCAGTGCCGGACTGGGCCAGTCTCCTGCAAGACAGGCAGCTATTTTTGCTGGAATTCCCGTAGATAAAGATGCAACAACGGTAAACAAAGTCTGTGCTTCCGGAATGAAGTCGGCAATGATTGGTGCTCAGCAGATTCAGCTTGGCCTGGAACATATTGTGATGACCGGGGGTATGGAAAGTATGAGCAATGTTCCACATTATGTTAAACTTCGTCAGGGAACAAAATTAGGAGATACCAGTCTTACGGATGGTGTGATCAAAGATGGTCTGTGGGATGTATACAATGATTTCCATATGGGAAGTGCAGCAGAATTGGGTGTGAAGAAATACGGATTAACACGACAGCAGCTTGATGAATACGCTTTGTTTTCCTACCATCGTGCTCAGGAAGCAGCGAAAAACGGTAAGTTCAGCAATGAATTGATCCAGATATCAACTAACGGAAAGAAAGGACCTATAATTGTAGATAAAGACGAAGACATAGACAAACTTATTCCGGAGAAGATTTCTCTTTTGAAACCGGCATTTGAAGCAGATGGTACACTCACAGCCGCTAATTCCAGTAATCTGAATGATGGAGCTGCAGCAATACTATTAGGATCTTCACAGGCTCTACATCAGCATAATCTTGAACCCTTAGCCAAAATCATAGCATATGCAGACGCGGCTCAGTCCCCGGAATGGTTTACCACTTCTCCGTCTATTGCCATTCAAAAGGTGCTGGAACAAACAGGTCTCAGTTTATCCGATATTGATTATTTCGAGATTAATGAAGCATATTCCTCAGTGATTTTATCCAACCAGCAGATTTTGGGTTATGACCTGAATAAAGTAAATGTATATGGTGGTGCGGTTGCTTTGGGACACCCTATTGGTGCTTCAGGAGCAAGAATTATCACAACATTAGTTAGTGTACTTCGTCAGGAAAAAGGAAGATTGGGGATAGCTGCCATCTGTAATGGAGGAGGCGGAGCGTCTGCTGTTCTCATCGAAAATGTAAGTTAA
- a CDS encoding M28 family metallopeptidase — MKKILIPLLGMAVVTSCGTAKIPDGNSSHPVSTKHSKAFNNAYKVINAEDLKKNLYVIAADDMEGRDTGSKGQKKAGEYMINYYKNLGISGPKALGSYYQKVPSEFMRQRGGGNLPDSENILAFIEGSEKPDEIVVVSAHYDHVGTKNGVVYNGADDDGSGTVAVMEIAKAFQQAKKAGKGPKRSILFLHVTGEEHGLFGSEYYSENPVFPLANTVVDLNIDMIGRDDPANRGKQYVYVIGSEMLSSQLKVINEAANKRTNNLELNYKYDDLNDPEQLYYRSDHYNFAKHDIPVAFFFDGIHEDYHKPTDDPEKIDYQLLEKRTQLIFTTAWDIATREERIVVDRK, encoded by the coding sequence ATGAAAAAAATACTTATCCCGTTATTGGGCATGGCTGTAGTGACCAGTTGTGGAACGGCAAAAATACCTGATGGGAATTCTTCACATCCTGTTTCTACAAAACACAGTAAGGCATTTAACAATGCATACAAGGTGATTAACGCTGAGGATTTAAAGAAAAATCTGTATGTTATAGCAGCAGATGATATGGAGGGACGTGATACGGGAAGTAAAGGACAGAAGAAGGCGGGAGAGTATATGATTAATTACTATAAAAATCTTGGTATTTCCGGACCGAAAGCATTAGGCTCATACTATCAGAAAGTTCCATCTGAATTTATGAGACAAAGAGGTGGAGGCAATCTTCCTGATTCTGAAAATATTTTAGCTTTTATCGAAGGAAGCGAAAAACCGGATGAGATTGTTGTGGTTTCCGCACATTATGATCATGTAGGTACAAAAAATGGAGTAGTATACAATGGAGCAGATGATGACGGAAGCGGAACTGTAGCTGTAATGGAAATTGCTAAGGCATTCCAGCAGGCTAAAAAAGCAGGAAAAGGGCCTAAAAGATCGATCCTTTTTCTACACGTTACGGGAGAAGAGCACGGATTATTTGGTTCAGAATACTATTCCGAAAATCCTGTTTTCCCATTAGCCAATACCGTTGTTGACCTTAATATTGATATGATTGGGCGTGATGATCCTGCCAACAGAGGAAAACAATATGTGTATGTCATAGGTTCTGAAATGTTAAGTTCTCAGCTTAAAGTAATTAACGAAGCAGCCAACAAGAGAACCAATAACCTGGAACTTAATTACAAATATGATGATTTGAATGATCCTGAACAATTATATTACCGTTCAGATCACTATAATTTCGCCAAACATGATATTCCTGTAGCATTCTTCTTTGATGGTATTCATGAAGATTATCATAAACCAACAGATGATCCTGAAAAGATTGATTACCAACTGTTAGAAAAAAGAACCCAGCTTATTTTTACAACAGCCTGGGATATTGCCACCAGAGAAGAAAGAATTGTGGTTGACAGAAAATAA
- a CDS encoding aminotransferase class I/II-fold pyridoxal phosphate-dependent enzyme translates to MDKIYGFTHYSFFTEMSELATRHGSFDLSLGLPDFDIDERLKFFLKEAAEKETYHYEPLAGNPLLIESIIRFNAKRANKICITNKEVTIVPCATFALYTSLKSILNQNDEVIIIQPSYYTYGPAVVMNGGIPVYYDLGSDFMINWDLFKNCITEKTKAVIVNSPQNPTGKVWRKEEWDQLYELIKGRNIYLISEEIYDTYCYDEAEHYSSFMHPELREKTFCVFSFGKMFHTSGWKVSYMLASEALTTRFQCHQQYISYSANAPAQYAIAKYLDVFDPAINKEIMQNKRNIFNQLIQETPLQVEQQAEGSVFQIVNFRNISKTMTDVEFSKWLTIEKKVSCLPLSAFYNSRQNSDYVRFSFAKKDELIIQALEHLKRNL, encoded by the coding sequence GTGGATAAAATTTACGGATTTACTCATTATTCCTTTTTTACGGAAATGTCCGAACTGGCAACCAGACACGGAAGCTTTGATCTTTCTCTGGGCCTTCCCGATTTTGATATTGATGAACGACTTAAATTTTTTTTAAAAGAAGCTGCCGAAAAAGAGACTTATCACTATGAACCTCTTGCCGGGAATCCCCTTCTGATTGAAAGTATCATCCGTTTCAATGCCAAAAGGGCTAATAAAATCTGCATCACAAATAAAGAAGTCACCATTGTTCCCTGTGCAACCTTTGCTTTATATACTTCCCTCAAATCAATTCTTAATCAAAATGATGAAGTAATTATTATCCAGCCGTCTTACTATACTTACGGACCTGCTGTTGTCATGAATGGTGGAATCCCTGTTTATTATGATCTTGGCAGTGATTTTATGATCAACTGGGATTTGTTTAAAAACTGCATTACTGAAAAAACCAAAGCAGTCATTGTAAACTCTCCCCAGAATCCAACCGGAAAAGTATGGAGAAAGGAAGAATGGGATCAGTTATATGAACTGATTAAGGGCCGTAATATTTATTTGATTTCTGAAGAGATATATGATACCTACTGTTATGACGAAGCTGAACATTACAGTTCTTTTATGCATCCAGAGCTTAGGGAAAAGACGTTTTGTGTTTTTTCTTTTGGTAAAATGTTTCATACTTCCGGGTGGAAAGTGAGTTACATGCTTGCTTCTGAAGCTTTAACAACAAGATTTCAGTGCCATCAACAGTATATTTCTTACAGTGCCAATGCTCCGGCGCAATATGCTATCGCAAAGTATCTGGATGTATTCGACCCGGCTATCAATAAAGAGATAATGCAGAATAAAAGAAATATTTTTAATCAGCTGATCCAGGAAACTCCCCTCCAAGTAGAGCAACAGGCAGAAGGAAGTGTTTTTCAGATCGTTAACTTCAGGAATATTTCAAAAACAATGACGGATGTGGAGTTTTCAAAATGGCTTACGATTGAGAAAAAAGTATCTTGTCTTCCACTTTCGGCTTTTTACAATTCAAGACAAAATTCAGATTATGTAAGGTTTAGCTTTGCTAAAAAGGATGAACTGATTATCCAGGCTTTGGAACATTTAAAAAGGAATCTTTGA
- a CDS encoding T9SS type A sorting domain-containing protein — MKKITTLSGIVLCSLANAQLQYCMPAFQYGADSNMISNVTFGSINNSSPVQSGNAQIYENFTSMSTDLQPGSNYNISVTGPSSTFPSDVVVFIDFNQNGNFDDAGESFYIGRLEAANPANAFTINNIITVPANAASGSTKMRVLKNTNVQAYSNPAAANSISSACDASLRAGQAEDYTVNIVGNTANFPAPYCGTENVTSLTVSEISKVEFAGTVRNSAIDGNSDVLENFTATVFTVNRGNSYPITVTGGTHGQNTVSVYAYIDFNHNNQFDADEKFNLGYLDNSNPVTTTESGITSGTITIPAGAQLGETRFRLVKAYESSSWMGTLENLPCPSGWFIGQAEDYTLNIQPESLSTVEVSKDTSANAKIYPNPTTNSVNIRMKEGLEKYEIYNMSGQKMLEGSSMTVSMDNFIPGTYLIKILTKNHKTVTEKIIKK, encoded by the coding sequence ATGAAAAAAATAACTACTCTTTCTGGTATTGTACTTTGTTCACTGGCAAATGCACAACTGCAATATTGCATGCCTGCGTTCCAGTATGGAGCTGACAGCAATATGATCAGTAATGTTACCTTCGGAAGCATTAATAATTCATCGCCGGTTCAGTCCGGAAATGCGCAAATTTATGAGAATTTTACATCAATGTCTACAGATTTGCAACCTGGAAGTAATTATAATATATCTGTAACAGGTCCTTCCAGTACATTTCCGAGTGATGTAGTTGTTTTTATAGACTTTAATCAGAATGGTAATTTTGATGATGCTGGAGAAAGCTTCTACATTGGGAGACTTGAAGCAGCCAATCCGGCCAATGCATTTACGATCAATAATATTATAACAGTTCCTGCGAATGCTGCCAGTGGAAGTACAAAAATGAGGGTTCTCAAAAATACAAATGTCCAGGCCTACTCAAATCCAGCAGCTGCTAATTCTATAAGCTCAGCTTGTGACGCCAGCTTAAGAGCAGGGCAGGCTGAAGATTACACTGTCAATATTGTCGGAAATACAGCTAATTTCCCGGCTCCTTACTGTGGTACTGAAAATGTGACCAGCCTTACGGTAAGCGAAATAAGTAAGGTGGAATTTGCAGGAACTGTAAGAAACAGTGCCATTGATGGTAATTCAGACGTTCTTGAAAATTTTACAGCGACTGTCTTTACTGTAAACCGCGGAAATAGTTATCCTATAACGGTAACAGGAGGTACTCATGGACAGAATACTGTATCAGTGTATGCTTACATTGATTTCAACCATAATAATCAATTTGATGCTGATGAGAAGTTTAACCTGGGTTATCTGGATAATTCCAATCCGGTTACTACGACAGAATCAGGAATTACATCCGGTACTATTACAATTCCGGCAGGAGCACAGCTGGGAGAAACCCGTTTCAGATTGGTAAAAGCATATGAATCCAGTTCATGGATGGGAACTTTGGAGAATCTTCCTTGTCCTTCAGGATGGTTTATCGGGCAGGCAGAAGACTATACGCTTAATATTCAACCGGAAAGCCTTTCCACTGTGGAAGTTTCTAAAGATACTTCTGCCAATGCTAAAATATATCCAAACCCTACAACAAATTCGGTGAATATCAGAATGAAAGAAGGGCTGGAGAAATATGAAATTTACAATATGTCAGGGCAGAAGATGCTGGAGGGAAGTTCGATGACAGTTTCTATGGACAATTTTATCCCCGGAACATATCTTATTAAAATCCTGACAAAGAATCATAAAACAGTCACAGAAAAGATTATTAAGAAATAG
- a CDS encoding endonuclease V: MIYAFDTYYYEDYANTVCIAFEDWTSEKEVEVFVEQTAVSSGYESGAFYKRELPCILSLLTKIVLKPEDIIIVDGYVTLDNDGKIGLGGHLYEALEEKCPIIGIAKNEFTTPDSQRRNVFRGESKTPLFVTAKGMDVDEVQLKVEQMHGTYRMPTLLKKLDQLSRT; the protein is encoded by the coding sequence ATGATTTACGCATTTGATACCTATTATTATGAGGATTATGCCAATACTGTATGTATTGCATTTGAGGACTGGACGTCTGAAAAAGAAGTGGAAGTTTTTGTAGAACAGACTGCTGTAAGCTCAGGATATGAAAGCGGGGCATTTTACAAAAGAGAATTACCCTGCATTTTAAGTTTGCTGACGAAAATTGTATTAAAACCAGAAGATATTATCATTGTTGACGGATATGTTACTCTTGACAATGATGGAAAAATAGGTTTAGGTGGGCACCTTTATGAAGCATTGGAAGAAAAATGTCCTATTATTGGGATTGCAAAAAATGAATTTACAACTCCGGATTCCCAAAGGAGAAATGTGTTTCGCGGAGAAAGTAAAACACCACTTTTTGTGACGGCCAAAGGAATGGATGTAGATGAAGTTCAATTAAAAGTAGAACAAATGCATGGCACTTACAGAATGCCCACACTGCTTAAAAAACTGGATCAGCTGAGTAGAACATAA